A window of Microbacterium hominis genomic DNA:
CACAACAACATGGCCGCGACCTTCAACGTCTTCTGGGCCGCGGTGCGGCTGGGCATCCGCCGCATCGTCTACGCCTCGAGCGAGACCGTGCTGGGGCTGCCCTTCGACGTGCCGCCGCCCTACATCCCCGTCGACGAGGAGTACGCGCCCCGACCGGAGTCGGTCTACTCGATCGTGAAGACCCTCGAGGAGCAGCTGGCGCGCGAGCTCGTACGCTGGCATCCCGATCTCTCGATCACCGGGCTGCGCTTCTCGAACGTGATGGTGCCGGCCGACTACGCCGAGTTCCCGGACTTCGATGCCGACGCCCGCACCCGCAAGTGGAACCTCTGGGGCTACATCGACGCCCGCGACGGCGCGCACGCGATCGACCGCGCGCTGCAGACCGCGCCGCGGGGCTTCGAGCCGTACATCATCGCCGCCGCCGACACCGTCATGTCCCGACCCAACGCCGAGCTGATCGCCGAGGTGTTCCCGGGGGTGCCGGTGACCCGCGAGGTCGAGGCGCACGAGACCCTGCTGTCGATCGAGAAGGCCCGCCGCGTGCTCGGCTACGCCCCGACCCACTCCTGGCGCGACCACGCCGGCTGACCGGATCCGCCATGTCCGAAGACCCCCGCGTCGCCGCCGCGAGATACCGCCTCGAGCAGCTCGCGGGTGAAGACATGGCCGGGAACGAGGGCGAGGAGAGGGTGGATGCCGCACCCACGGCACCCGCGGCATCCACGTCGCCGCTCGACCCCGCGAGGCAGCCGACCGCCACCGACCGGGCCGCCTACGTCGAGACGGCGATCCAGCAGGCGATCCGGCGCGGCGATTTCGACGATCTTCCCGGAGCCGGCAAGCCGATCCCCGGCCTGGGCACGAGCCACGACCCGGACTGGTGGATCCGCCGCAAGATCGAGAGCGAGAAGCTCACCGGTCTCGGCCCGCCCGCGCTGACCCTGCGGGTCGAGAGCGCCGAGCTCGACGCGCGCCTGGACGCGCTCGCACGCGAGACCGACGTGCGGGACGCGCTCGAGGACTTCAACCGGCGCGTGCGTCACGCGCGCATGCAGCTCCAGGGCGGCCCCCCGGTGGTCACCCCGCTGCGCGATGTCGACGCCGAGATCGCCGCGTGGCGCTCCCGGCGCGACGAGAAAGCGCGCCGCGTCGCCGAGGCAGAAGCTGCCGCCGTCGCTGTGCGGGATGCCGTGCGCCGGCGTCCGTTCGGCCGACGGCGCCGTCGCAGCACCGGCGCCGACAGCGACGACGCCTGAGCCTGCTCAGCGGGTCGGGTTCGTCGCCCTGCCTTCGAGCCACAGCCGGTCGGTCGGGTCGGAGTGCGTGCCGCCCGAGTTCACGTGCTTGGGGTCGATCTGATCGCCCTTGGTGATGACGTGCACGAGGGCCATCGCGTGACCGCGGCCGAGACCGTAGTCCTCGGCGAGCCATTGCACGATGGGCGTCGACTTCGTGGACGCGTCGAAGCCCTTCTCGTGGGCGAGGTCGATGAACTGGCGGGGCGTGAGCCCGGTCTTCTCTTCGATGTTGTCGAGGTACGCCTGGAACGACATCGTGCCCTCCTTCGCGGGAATGTCCCCGCGAGCAAGAGTGGCAGACCCCGCCGACATCCGCATCGGCCATGATCGACGCATGACCCGACACTGGAGCCCGCTCGCGTTCGTCTACCTCGCACTCTCACTCGCGGGGCTGATCGGCACGTGGTGGTTCAACGCGCTCGCGATCGTGCAGATGCGCGATTTCATCGGTGATCTGGTCACCGGCGGCCCGGCGGTCTCGAGCATCGCCGTCGACCTGCTGGTCGTCGCCGCCGCCGGCAGCGTGTTCCTCATCGTCGAGGCGCGCCGCCTCGGAATGCGCTTCGGCTGGCTGTACGTGCTCGGCTCCGGATTGACGGCCTTCGCGTTCACGTTCCCGCTGTTCCTCGCGATGCGCCAGCGGCGCCTCAACGAGCTCGATGACATGTCATCGCCGGAGGACGACGGTCCGGCCTGATCAGACCGGCGCCGACGCTTCGGCCGCCCGGCGCGCCGGGAACAGGGACAGCACGAGCACCCAGGCCAGCAGGGCGCCGACCACCTGCGCCCCGATGAACGGCAGCACGGATGCCGGGGCGATGCCGGCGAAGGTGTCCGACACCGCGCGCCCGATCGTGATGGCCGGGTTCGCGAAGCTCGTCGACGACGTGAAGAAGTACGCGGCGCCGATGTACGCGCCCACGGCCGGCGCGGCGAGCGCGCCGCGACCGGTGCGCGCCAGCGCGAAGATCACGAGCACGAGCCCCGCGGTGGCGACGACCTCGGCGAACAGGTGGGGCCCGGTGGCGCGGTCGGTCGTGCTCAGGGTCGTCGGCACGGCGAACATGGCGTTGGCGAGCACCGCCCCGGCGAGGCAGCCGACGATCTGCGCGGGGATGTAGCCCGCGACCGCGCGCCAGGTGCGCCCGCCGGTCAGCGCGTCGACGAGCGAGACGACCGGGTTGAAGTGGGCCCCGGAGACCGGGGAGAACACGGCGATCAGCACCGCGAGGCCGAGGGCCGTCGCGAACGCGTTCTCGAGCAGGGCGAGACCGGTGTCGGCGGGAGAGAGGGTCTGAGCGGCGATTCCGGATCCCACCACGACCGCCGCCAGGCCCGCACTCCCGAGGAACTCCGCGGCCAGCGCGCGCCACGACGGCGCGGTCACGGGGCGACCAGCGTCTGCGCGATGCGCTCGAGGCTCCCGGGCACCAGGCGGTAATACGCCCAGGTGCCGCGCTTGGTGCGCGTGAGGAACCCCGCCTCGGTGAGCACCTTGAGGTGGTGCGAGACGGTCGGCTGGCTGAGCCCGACGGGCTCGATCAGGTCGCACACGCACGCCTCGGCGCCGTCGGTGGACGCCACGATCGAGAGCAGTCGCAGGCGCGCGGGATCGGCGAGGGCCTTCATCGTGTGCGCCAGCTGGTCCGCGTCGGCCGCGCTCAGCGGCTCCCGCACGAGAGAGGTGCAGCAGGTCGGCGCGGCCGCGTCGGGGCCGCTCACGTCGGTGAGCTCGAGTTCGATCACGCATCGATGGTAATCGATATTGACAACCATCGATACCCTGCCGCATACTCGATCCGCATCGACGGACATCGATGAAAGGCGACCGATGACCCTCCTCACCCTCTCCCCGACCGCGATCGTCACGGAGCATCCGCGGCTGACGGCCCTGCCCATCGCCATCATCGGCGGCGGGCCGGTGGGGCTCGCGGCCGCTGCGCACCTTGCCGATCGCGGCATCGACTTCGTCCTTCTCGAACAGGGCCAGGGCGCTGCCTCCGCGGTCCGCGAGTGGGGGCACACGCGGCTCTTCTCGCCATGGCGCCACCTCGTCGATCCCGCCGCGCGTCGGCTGCTCGAGGCGGCCGGGTGGCGGCATCCCGATCCCGATGTCGCCCCGACCGGCACGGCTCTGGTCGAGGACTACCTCGCACCTCTCGCCGCCCTCGACGGCCTCGCCACCCGCGTGCGGTACGGCGTCACCGTGACGGCGGTGGCGCGCGAGGGCATGGACCGCTCCCGCACCCGCGGGCGCGCAGCGGCGCCGTTCGTGCTGCGCACTCGCACGGCGGACGGCCTCGTCGACGAGTTCACCGCGCGCGCGGTGATCGACGCGTCGGGCACGTGGCGCAGCCCCAACCCGCTCACCTCGAGCGGACTCGACCTGCTCGG
This region includes:
- a CDS encoding DUF2834 domain-containing protein, with protein sequence MTRHWSPLAFVYLALSLAGLIGTWWFNALAIVQMRDFIGDLVTGGPAVSSIAVDLLVVAAAGSVFLIVEARRLGMRFGWLYVLGSGLTAFAFTFPLFLAMRQRRLNELDDMSSPEDDGPA
- a CDS encoding DUF1992 domain-containing protein; this encodes MSEDPRVAAARYRLEQLAGEDMAGNEGEERVDAAPTAPAASTSPLDPARQPTATDRAAYVETAIQQAIRRGDFDDLPGAGKPIPGLGTSHDPDWWIRRKIESEKLTGLGPPALTLRVESAELDARLDALARETDVRDALEDFNRRVRHARMQLQGGPPVVTPLRDVDAEIAAWRSRRDEKARRVAEAEAAAVAVRDAVRRRPFGRRRRRSTGADSDDA
- a CDS encoding ArsR/SmtB family transcription factor, producing the protein MELELTDVSGPDAAAPTCCTSLVREPLSAADADQLAHTMKALADPARLRLLSIVASTDGAEACVCDLIEPVGLSQPTVSHHLKVLTEAGFLTRTKRGTWAYYRLVPGSLERIAQTLVAP
- a CDS encoding aquaporin — encoded protein: MTAPSWRALAAEFLGSAGLAAVVVGSGIAAQTLSPADTGLALLENAFATALGLAVLIAVFSPVSGAHFNPVVSLVDALTGGRTWRAVAGYIPAQIVGCLAGAVLANAMFAVPTTLSTTDRATGPHLFAEVVATAGLVLVIFALARTGRGALAAPAVGAYIGAAYFFTSSTSFANPAITIGRAVSDTFAGIAPASVLPFIGAQVVGALLAWVLVLSLFPARRAAEASAPV
- a CDS encoding DUF4287 domain-containing protein, which gives rise to MSFQAYLDNIEEKTGLTPRQFIDLAHEKGFDASTKSTPIVQWLAEDYGLGRGHAMALVHVITKGDQIDPKHVNSGGTHSDPTDRLWLEGRATNPTR
- a CDS encoding NAD-dependent epimerase/dehydratase family protein; amino-acid sequence: MRIALTGSTGKLGAVVARELRDAGYDVTGLDVVGPRGPGFVQVDLTDYGQVADALAGTDRTPGFDAVVHLAAIPAPGIRTDVATFHNNMAATFNVFWAAVRLGIRRIVYASSETVLGLPFDVPPPYIPVDEEYAPRPESVYSIVKTLEEQLARELVRWHPDLSITGLRFSNVMVPADYAEFPDFDADARTRKWNLWGYIDARDGAHAIDRALQTAPRGFEPYIIAAADTVMSRPNAELIAEVFPGVPVTREVEAHETLLSIEKARRVLGYAPTHSWRDHAG